From a single Candidatus Sulfotelmatobacter sp. genomic region:
- a CDS encoding choice-of-anchor tandem repeat GloVer-containing protein codes for MSHRISAVAHSSLLLCLAIAIALPMQAQNYKFSTLYTFPGTTLNHPTSLIIDDAGNLYGSSYYGGANNQGMVFKVTPAGKGTVLYNFPSDSSFGPINPNDVVRDGKGNIFGGTPYVRGEYDNPGAVFELTAGTYAFSTVYTNYNGGPQDLALDSAGNLYGIMCYYGNYNCSYPSLFAIPAGGQWTDLWDFSGDFAFNPSNLIVDNGRIYGANGGDTQQGDAGYVFDFSPQAGLKILHQFDVNDGSYPNGLAQDAAGNLYGTTYQGGAKGAGTIFKISPSTGFSTLYTFCAATKCTGGSNPTGSLLVDSKGNIFGTTASGVFELPAGGVEGLIYNAGQPLLSPVLAMDTAGNLYGITANGSRESMFKLTPVK; via the coding sequence ATGTCGCATCGAATTTCAGCCGTCGCCCACTCTTCACTTCTGTTGTGCCTTGCGATTGCGATTGCCTTGCCCATGCAAGCTCAGAACTACAAATTCAGCACCCTTTACACCTTCCCAGGAACAACGCTGAATCACCCGACATCTCTCATCATCGACGACGCTGGCAATCTCTACGGCAGCTCCTATTACGGTGGCGCAAACAATCAGGGGATGGTTTTCAAAGTGACGCCCGCCGGCAAAGGTACCGTGCTCTACAATTTTCCGTCGGACTCGTCATTCGGCCCCATCAATCCCAACGACGTTGTCCGCGATGGCAAGGGAAACATCTTCGGCGGCACGCCCTATGTGCGCGGAGAATATGACAATCCCGGAGCCGTCTTTGAACTCACCGCCGGAACTTATGCCTTCTCCACGGTCTACACGAACTACAACGGTGGGCCGCAGGATCTGGCGCTCGACTCCGCGGGGAACCTCTACGGCATCATGTGCTACTACGGCAACTACAACTGTTCCTATCCCAGTCTGTTCGCCATTCCCGCCGGGGGCCAGTGGACCGATCTGTGGGATTTTTCTGGAGACTTCGCATTCAATCCCAGCAATTTGATCGTGGACAATGGCCGCATTTACGGCGCGAACGGCGGCGATACCCAACAGGGCGACGCCGGATACGTTTTCGATTTTTCGCCCCAGGCTGGCCTCAAGATCCTCCACCAATTCGATGTGAACGACGGCTCTTATCCCAATGGTCTTGCTCAAGATGCCGCCGGCAATCTCTACGGAACCACGTACCAGGGCGGCGCCAAGGGCGCTGGAACGATTTTCAAGATCAGCCCCAGCACCGGGTTTTCCACTCTCTACACCTTCTGTGCCGCCACCAAATGCACCGGTGGAAGCAATCCCACCGGCTCGTTGCTTGTGGACTCGAAGGGAAATATTTTCGGCACGACTGCATCCGGCGTATTTGAACTCCCCGCGGGCGGCGTTGAGGGCCTGATCTACAACGCCGGTCAACCCCTTCTTAGCCCAGTCCTTGCGATGGATACAGCGGGCAATCTCTACGGCATCACCGCCAATGGTTCGCGGGAATCGATGTTCAAGCTGACGCCGGTGAAGTAA
- a CDS encoding DUF503 domain-containing protein, which yields MPIALLTLELHIEAAQSVKDRRQVVRSLKDRLRTSFNVSVAELDAAELWNRATIGLVAISNSRDYLDGLMKNVERAAARIANNHGAEIADSFVEYF from the coding sequence ATGCCTATCGCTTTGCTCACCCTCGAACTCCACATCGAAGCTGCGCAGTCGGTCAAAGACCGACGCCAAGTGGTGCGCAGCTTGAAAGACCGGCTGCGCACCAGCTTCAACGTCTCCGTCGCCGAACTCGACGCCGCCGAACTCTGGAACCGCGCCACCATCGGCTTGGTGGCGATTTCGAATTCTCGCGACTATCTCGACGGCCTGATGAAAAACGTGGAGCGCGCCGCCGCCCGCATCGCCAACAACCACGGTGCCGAGATCGCCGATTCATTCGTCGAATATTTCTAG
- a CDS encoding choice-of-anchor tandem repeat GloVer-containing protein — MRIEKLGANLYRSLFAMLTLAVIAAGLATGAQAVTYRVIHSFDGTTDGSNPYGDLVADAAGNLYGTTSTGGPRNCSSAETTCGGTVFQLSKTSTGGWTRKVLHAFAGPDGASPQSGLVFDSAGNLYGTTFIGGVGCQSESGCGVVFKLSPTTSGGWTYSVILQFSDSNANGTLPTGNLIMDSAGNLYGTTLLGGNFENGGSGCGVVYELSHGARGWTETVLYTFIGHPDGCGPNGIVFDATGNLYTTTTSGGTSSNQICSGGYGCGSVIQLSPNSSGAFTETVLYSFSGGSDGNLPTGSLVLDNSGNLYGVTRAGGTSIGCTWNVPGCGVVFKLSNSSGGWKQTVIHTFQPTSSGAAGEGGGSPASNLTFDTAGNLYGTAPFGGRGNGVVFKLSPNSSGGWTESGVHAFSGGTGGELPNSGVIFDSAGNIFGTTLYGGSSTACPSRCGVVFEITP, encoded by the coding sequence ATGAGAATTGAGAAACTTGGCGCGAATCTCTATCGCAGTCTCTTTGCGATGCTCACCCTTGCCGTGATTGCGGCCGGACTGGCCACCGGCGCTCAGGCCGTTACCTACCGCGTCATTCACAGCTTCGATGGCACGACGGACGGTTCGAACCCGTACGGTGACCTCGTAGCAGACGCCGCCGGAAACTTGTACGGCACAACCTCCACTGGCGGCCCCCGGAACTGCAGCAGTGCAGAGACAACTTGTGGGGGCACCGTGTTTCAGTTGTCGAAGACCTCGACGGGCGGATGGACGCGGAAAGTTCTACACGCTTTCGCCGGCCCTGATGGTGCGTCTCCGCAATCTGGTCTGGTCTTCGACAGCGCTGGCAATTTGTATGGCACCACTTTTATAGGCGGAGTGGGCTGCCAATCTGAATCTGGATGCGGGGTCGTGTTCAAACTGTCACCAACCACATCCGGAGGCTGGACCTATTCGGTGATACTTCAGTTTTCGGATTCCAATGCGAACGGAACCTTACCCACTGGCAACCTGATCATGGATTCCGCGGGTAACCTCTACGGCACGACCCTCCTAGGCGGAAATTTCGAGAACGGTGGTAGTGGATGCGGTGTCGTATACGAGTTGTCTCACGGCGCCAGAGGATGGACCGAGACTGTCCTCTACACGTTCATCGGCCATCCGGACGGGTGCGGTCCTAACGGGATCGTCTTCGACGCCACCGGTAACCTCTACACCACGACGACTAGCGGTGGCACTTCCTCAAACCAGATCTGCAGCGGAGGCTATGGTTGCGGCTCGGTGATTCAACTCTCGCCCAATTCGTCGGGCGCATTTACCGAGACCGTGCTGTACAGCTTCAGCGGCGGTAGCGACGGCAACCTGCCCACTGGCAGCTTAGTCCTTGATAACAGCGGCAACCTCTATGGCGTTACAAGAGCAGGAGGCACGTCTATCGGATGTACTTGGAATGTGCCAGGGTGTGGAGTTGTGTTCAAGCTATCGAACTCGTCCGGCGGATGGAAACAAACTGTGATCCACACCTTCCAGCCCACTTCCAGCGGCGCCGCAGGCGAAGGCGGAGGATCGCCTGCTTCCAATCTTACTTTCGATACGGCAGGCAACCTGTACGGCACTGCTCCTTTTGGTGGCCGTGGGAACGGAGTTGTGTTCAAGCTTTCACCCAACTCCAGCGGGGGCTGGACGGAAAGCGGCGTCCATGCGTTTTCGGGTGGAACCGGCGGGGAGTTGCCGAATTCCGGCGTGATCTTTGACTCGGCTGGCAACATCTTTGGCACAACTCTGTATGGAGGCAGCAGCACGGCTTGCCCCAGTCGCTGTGGCGTCGTGTTCGAAATCACACCGTAG
- a CDS encoding M1 family aminopeptidase produces the protein MWIHPRRAIGALTSSLTLSLLVLLALPSRAAEKARLRVDDYQIDAELDPHLHQIKATAKVKFTAMQDLSVAIFELHNDLRVTKVVDEKNQPLSAERVTQDSTVRVPLPAGLSKDASTTLTFEYEGQLESPDNSPVPGLKLAYIGDDTSYLFYAGRWFPVSGYGLNRFTSTISVTLPAHMLVIGSGKVTTEEHPASNKPGASVLPTKTYTFVSDKPSFPGTIVAGVFQEYKSDEAGLDLHVYFKPTHQSLAPAYTTTAVQEFTYFITLYGLPQSQRLSVVELPGDTVPYAWAPEIAGLAGPSITEKTNYRLLADAIAHQWWGVSVTPASKDDWWLTDGFSRYSEAMYVENAAGSAGLEEAVKDMSVGALAYDTVPLSSASKLDIFSTEFQSLATDKGAMILHMLRWVLGEDKYNKTMREFAAEFAGKSASMDDFKTIAEKNYGDQLTWFFSQWLDSTGAPEFKVKYTTYRLGGAAAQNPKDEKAPGFRVTGEISQDLDLFRMPVDLRIDTDGKTENKRIEVVGTTSPFSIETFGRPRRISVDPDHHVLTNSTDVKLRASILRGQAMQQQGDLSGALVEFNKALDLNKNSSLAHYRIAEVFFFQRNYQSSANAYRAAIDGDGEPRWTEVWSHIQLGKIFDITGQRERAVGQYRQATQTNDNTFGALEEARKYLQKAYERPKERPSQ, from the coding sequence ATGTGGATCCACCCGCGGCGCGCCATAGGCGCCCTCACCAGTTCCCTGACCCTTTCGCTGCTGGTCCTGCTTGCGCTCCCATCGCGAGCCGCTGAAAAAGCCCGCCTGCGCGTCGACGACTATCAGATCGATGCCGAACTCGACCCGCACCTCCATCAGATCAAGGCCACCGCCAAAGTCAAGTTCACGGCCATGCAGGATCTGAGCGTCGCCATTTTCGAACTGCATAACGACCTGCGCGTCACCAAAGTAGTCGACGAAAAAAACCAGCCCCTATCCGCCGAGCGCGTCACTCAGGACTCCACCGTGCGCGTTCCGCTGCCCGCAGGCCTCTCCAAAGACGCGTCTACCACCCTTACCTTCGAATACGAGGGCCAACTCGAATCCCCCGACAACAGCCCCGTACCCGGCCTGAAGCTGGCCTACATCGGCGACGACACCAGCTACCTGTTCTATGCCGGACGCTGGTTCCCGGTCAGCGGCTACGGCCTGAACCGCTTCACCTCGACGATTAGTGTGACTCTGCCCGCGCACATGCTCGTCATCGGCAGCGGCAAAGTGACGACCGAGGAACATCCGGCCTCGAACAAGCCCGGCGCCAGCGTCCTGCCCACCAAGACTTACACCTTCGTCTCCGACAAGCCCAGCTTCCCCGGCACCATCGTCGCCGGAGTTTTTCAGGAGTACAAGAGCGACGAAGCCGGTCTCGACCTGCACGTCTACTTCAAACCCACGCATCAGAGCCTGGCTCCGGCGTATACAACCACTGCGGTTCAGGAGTTCACCTACTTCATCACCCTCTACGGCTTGCCTCAGTCGCAGAGGCTGAGCGTAGTTGAGTTACCCGGAGATACAGTTCCCTACGCCTGGGCGCCGGAGATCGCCGGCCTGGCTGGACCCTCGATCACCGAGAAAACCAACTATCGCCTGCTCGCCGATGCCATCGCTCATCAGTGGTGGGGCGTTTCGGTGACTCCCGCATCCAAGGACGACTGGTGGCTGACCGACGGCTTCTCCCGCTATTCCGAAGCCATGTATGTGGAGAATGCCGCCGGCTCCGCGGGTCTCGAAGAAGCCGTTAAGGATATGTCGGTCGGAGCTCTGGCCTATGACACCGTTCCGCTTTCGAGCGCCAGCAAGCTCGATATTTTCTCGACCGAATTTCAGTCGCTCGCCACCGACAAGGGCGCAATGATTCTGCACATGCTGCGCTGGGTGCTGGGCGAGGACAAATACAACAAGACCATGCGCGAATTCGCCGCCGAGTTCGCCGGGAAATCCGCCAGCATGGACGACTTCAAAACCATCGCCGAGAAAAATTACGGCGACCAGCTCACCTGGTTCTTCTCGCAGTGGCTCGATTCGACCGGCGCGCCCGAGTTCAAAGTGAAGTACACCACATATCGCCTCGGCGGCGCAGCCGCCCAAAACCCCAAGGATGAAAAGGCTCCCGGATTCCGCGTGACCGGCGAAATTTCACAGGATCTCGATCTGTTCCGCATGCCCGTTGACCTGCGCATCGACACCGACGGCAAAACCGAAAACAAGCGCATCGAAGTCGTCGGCACGACGTCACCATTTTCCATCGAGACCTTCGGCCGTCCGCGCCGCATCTCGGTCGATCCCGACCATCACGTCCTGACGAACTCGACCGATGTGAAGCTGCGCGCCTCCATCCTGCGCGGCCAAGCCATGCAGCAGCAGGGAGACCTATCGGGCGCACTCGTCGAATTCAACAAAGCTCTCGACCTCAACAAAAACAGCTCGCTCGCGCATTACCGCATCGCCGAAGTCTTCTTCTTCCAGCGCAACTATCAATCCTCCGCCAACGCCTATCGCGCCGCCATTGATGGCGACGGCGAGCCGCGCTGGACCGAAGTCTGGAGCCACATTCAACTCGGCAAGATTTTCGATATCACCGGCCAGCGCGAACGCGCCGTCGGCCAATATCGCCAGGCCACACAAACCAACGACAATACTTTCGGCGCTCTCGAAGAAGCCCGCAAATACCTACAGAAGGCTTATGAGCGACCCAAAGAAAGACCCTCGCAGTAA
- the lpxB gene encoding lipid-A-disaccharide synthase: MLILISAGEASGEMYGAKLIEALRRAHRTNHVGTADPGCPAERSSAGSQPAEAADLRSAGQPRAAVPTEASSLAETNQLEFFGVGGDRMRAAGCDTVVDAKDLAVVGITEILSHLPKILTRYKRLIAEADRRKPSLAIVIDSPAFNWRVARQMKRRGIRTVYYVAPQFWAWRQGRVRLLRDYIDKALVIFPFEEKFYRDRGVDATFVGHPLAELPHPAIERIDYAAQFHLDPAKPWITLMPGSRVKEVRMNLPTILESASQLGAAYEFLLPVAPTLDRSFLASRIGTQTITLVPESLPALWHSRAGIVASGTATVEAAMMNTPFVMVYRVSPLTYLLGKPRVKVPRFAMVNLIAGEEVVPELVQHDFTAENVVAKLNEILPDGPPRDRMLEGLARVKALLRPPGAPGGAQHPADKAAEIILGMAS, encoded by the coding sequence TTGCTCATTCTGATTTCAGCGGGCGAAGCCTCGGGAGAAATGTACGGCGCGAAGCTGATCGAGGCGCTGCGCCGCGCCCATCGCACGAATCATGTGGGGACAGCCGACCCCGGCTGTCCGGCAGAGCGAAGCTCTGCGGGCTCTCAGCCGGCAGAGGCTGCGGACCTTCGGTCCGCTGGACAGCCGAGGGCGGCTGTCCCCACAGAAGCATCTAGCCTGGCAGAAACAAATCAGCTGGAATTCTTCGGCGTAGGCGGAGATCGCATGCGCGCTGCCGGGTGCGATACCGTCGTCGACGCCAAAGACCTCGCCGTCGTCGGCATCACCGAAATCCTCAGCCATCTGCCGAAAATATTGACCCGCTACAAACGCCTGATCGCCGAGGCCGACCGCCGCAAGCCTAGCCTCGCCATCGTCATCGACTCGCCGGCCTTCAACTGGCGCGTCGCCCGCCAGATGAAGCGGCGGGGCATTCGCACAGTCTACTACGTCGCGCCGCAGTTCTGGGCGTGGCGGCAGGGCCGCGTACGCCTGCTGCGCGACTACATCGATAAGGCGCTCGTTATCTTCCCCTTCGAAGAAAAGTTTTACCGCGACCGCGGTGTCGACGCGACCTTCGTCGGCCATCCTTTGGCAGAACTTCCGCACCCGGCCATTGAGCGCATCGACTATGCAGCCCAATTTCATCTCGATCCCGCGAAGCCCTGGATCACGCTCATGCCCGGCAGCCGTGTCAAAGAGGTCCGCATGAACCTGCCGACCATTCTGGAATCGGCGTCTCAACTCGGCGCAGCCTACGAATTTCTCCTCCCAGTCGCCCCCACGCTCGACCGCAGCTTCCTCGCCAGTCGAATCGGCACACAAACAATCACTCTCGTCCCCGAATCCCTGCCCGCGCTGTGGCATTCCCGCGCTGGAATCGTGGCCAGCGGCACCGCCACAGTCGAAGCCGCCATGATGAACACTCCGTTCGTCATGGTTTACCGCGTCTCGCCGCTCACCTATCTGCTGGGCAAGCCCCGGGTAAAAGTCCCCAGATTCGCCATGGTCAATCTGATCGCCGGCGAGGAAGTCGTCCCAGAATTGGTGCAGCATGATTTCACAGCAGAAAATGTAGTCGCGAAGCTCAACGAAATCCTCCCGGACGGTCCCCCTCGAGACCGCATGCTCGAAGGTCTAGCCAGAGTAAAAGCGCTCCTGCGCCCTCCGGGCGCTCCCGGCGGCGCGCAGCACCCAGCCGATAAGGCTGCCGAGATCATTCTCGGCATGGCCTCTTGA
- a CDS encoding ABC transporter permease, protein MRLLFDIIRQSLSTLWAHKLRSFLTMFGIAWGVGSLLLLVGLGEGFRSGQEKQLATLGQNIMFMFPGRIPAVEGSTQSGKTYYFTYKDYLAVRSEAQFVGALSPVLNREDIRAVSDYGSTNGQVFGVASDYNQIRNVPVEPGRWFNNQDNADRRRVAVVGWELLKNMFPGRPAVGSTILLNGINFDVVGVVAKVGRDGNNGTNSRIFIPIETMRDLFPLTKANSEDAISFLNYQPISKDLHAEAKEEIHRILARRHGFSPKLQDAFEDWDTIENMKRVGKIFDAMDWFLGVVGVVTLGLGAIGIINIMLVSVTERTKEIGLRKALGATYRAILTQFFIEGAFLTAFSGAIGLAIATGFVTLLAMLPSPEGFDTPRIIPASALAAIGSLAVAGIAAGLYPARKAALLPPVEALRQE, encoded by the coding sequence ATGCGCCTGCTCTTCGACATCATTCGCCAGTCTCTGTCCACGCTCTGGGCGCACAAGCTGCGTTCGTTTCTGACGATGTTCGGCATCGCCTGGGGCGTGGGGTCGTTGCTGCTGCTGGTCGGACTGGGAGAAGGTTTCCGCAGTGGCCAGGAAAAGCAACTCGCCACCCTCGGGCAGAACATTATGTTCATGTTTCCCGGACGCATTCCCGCCGTCGAGGGCAGCACGCAGTCCGGCAAGACCTATTACTTCACTTACAAAGATTATCTGGCCGTCCGCAGTGAAGCTCAGTTCGTCGGCGCATTGTCTCCAGTTCTGAATCGCGAGGACATTCGCGCCGTCAGCGATTACGGATCCACCAATGGCCAGGTCTTCGGCGTCGCCTCCGATTACAACCAGATTCGCAACGTCCCAGTCGAACCCGGCCGCTGGTTCAATAACCAGGACAACGCCGACCGCCGCCGCGTCGCCGTCGTCGGCTGGGAACTGCTGAAAAATATGTTTCCCGGGCGTCCCGCCGTCGGTTCGACGATTCTGCTCAACGGCATTAACTTCGACGTCGTCGGCGTAGTCGCGAAAGTCGGACGCGACGGCAATAACGGAACCAACTCGCGTATCTTCATCCCCATAGAAACCATGCGCGATCTTTTTCCGCTCACCAAAGCAAACTCCGAAGATGCGATTTCATTCCTGAATTATCAGCCGATCAGCAAAGATCTGCACGCCGAAGCGAAAGAAGAAATTCACCGCATCCTCGCCCGCCGCCACGGCTTCAGTCCCAAACTGCAAGACGCCTTCGAAGACTGGGACACGATCGAAAATATGAAGCGCGTGGGAAAAATTTTCGATGCCATGGACTGGTTCCTCGGCGTAGTCGGGGTCGTCACCCTGGGCCTGGGAGCGATCGGCATCATCAACATCATGCTGGTCTCGGTAACCGAGCGCACCAAAGAGATTGGCCTGCGAAAAGCCCTCGGCGCAACCTACCGCGCGATCCTGACGCAGTTCTTCATCGAGGGAGCTTTTCTCACCGCCTTCAGCGGCGCCATCGGCCTGGCCATCGCTACGGGTTTCGTAACGTTGCTGGCCATGCTCCCGTCGCCGGAAGGCTTCGACACGCCAAGAATTATTCCGGCGTCGGCCCTGGCCGCGATCGGATCGCTGGCGGTAGCAGGAATCGCCGCAGGCCTGTATCCCGCAAGAAAAGCAGCCCTGCTGCCACCAGTAGAAGCATTAAGACAAGAATAA
- a CDS encoding ABC transporter ATP-binding protein produces MAQEEEVLGKAYDSRLMRRLLTYLRPYRWQVVIALVSIIVKSFCDVLGPYLVKVAVDRYLAPVKGSASGLWSWLSPRPLTGVAQISSIYFGILGLTFVFEFLQTYFMQWTGQKVMFDLRSQIFRHLQRMHVAFYDKNPVGRLVTRVTTDVDALNEMFTSGVVSIFEDIFVLLGILAVMLCMNWKLALITFAVLPFIVIATKLFRDKVRDSYRRIRTAIARINSYLQEHVSGMVVLQLFNRERKAYDRFSEINRVHMDAYKDAILAYSLYYPAVDFFSAIAIACVIWFGGQDVMRGLVSSSVSIEFNPHSLLAFHLVATVASLGVVIAFTQYAQRFFRPIMDFSEKYNILQSAMAASERIFKLLDTPADIVSPTATKKPQGPGRIEFDHVWFAYRDVPEETTPSRPGKPHVGTDAFVRPAEQGSAAHSAGNGPTPDWVLRDVSFTIEPGETIAVVGHTGAGKTTLISLLLRFYDVQQGAIRIDGVDVKEMDLADLRSRFGVVLQDPFLFSGTIGGNIRLGTGRIQDSHVAKAAEDVNLGDFVRALPKGFDEEVRERGSTLSTGQKQLISFARALAHEPKILILDEATSSVDTETEFKVRDALSRMVEGRTSLIIAHRLSTVQRADKIIVMHKGQVREMGTHQELLAHRGIYFKLYQLQYKDQELNVARASANEFREPEVTATGDD; encoded by the coding sequence ATGGCCCAGGAAGAAGAAGTATTAGGCAAAGCGTATGACAGTCGCCTGATGCGGCGACTGCTCACCTATCTGCGTCCCTACCGCTGGCAGGTCGTGATTGCCCTTGTCTCCATCATCGTCAAATCGTTCTGCGACGTTTTGGGGCCATACCTCGTGAAGGTCGCTGTCGATCGGTATCTAGCCCCGGTCAAGGGCAGCGCCTCCGGCCTGTGGAGTTGGCTGAGCCCGCGTCCGCTGACCGGCGTCGCGCAAATCTCCTCCATTTATTTTGGAATCCTCGGCCTGACCTTCGTCTTCGAGTTCCTGCAAACTTACTTCATGCAGTGGACCGGACAGAAAGTCATGTTCGACCTGCGCAGCCAGATTTTCCGCCACTTGCAGCGCATGCACGTCGCTTTTTACGACAAGAATCCCGTCGGCCGCCTGGTCACCCGCGTCACCACCGACGTGGACGCATTGAATGAAATGTTCACCTCAGGTGTGGTTTCAATCTTCGAAGACATCTTCGTGCTTCTGGGAATTCTGGCCGTTATGCTGTGCATGAACTGGAAGCTGGCGCTGATCACCTTCGCCGTACTTCCATTCATTGTGATCGCGACCAAACTTTTCCGCGACAAGGTGCGCGATTCCTACCGCCGCATTCGCACCGCTATTGCCCGCATCAATTCCTATTTGCAGGAACACGTCAGCGGCATGGTCGTGCTCCAACTGTTTAACCGCGAACGCAAAGCCTACGACCGCTTCTCGGAGATCAACCGCGTCCACATGGATGCCTACAAAGACGCCATTCTGGCCTATTCTCTCTACTACCCCGCCGTCGATTTCTTTTCCGCGATCGCGATCGCCTGCGTCATCTGGTTCGGCGGCCAGGATGTAATGCGCGGATTGGTTTCCAGCAGTGTCTCTATCGAGTTCAACCCGCACTCGCTGCTCGCGTTTCACCTGGTCGCGACCGTCGCCTCCCTCGGCGTGGTCATCGCGTTCACTCAGTACGCGCAGCGCTTCTTCCGCCCCATCATGGACTTCAGCGAGAAATACAACATTCTCCAGTCCGCGATGGCCGCCAGCGAACGGATCTTCAAGCTGCTCGATACACCGGCAGATATCGTCTCCCCCACTGCAACTAAAAAGCCGCAAGGCCCCGGCCGCATCGAATTCGACCATGTCTGGTTCGCCTACCGCGACGTGCCGGAAGAAACCACGCCATCTAGGCCCGGCAAGCCCCACGTGGGGACGGACGCATTCGTCCGTCCGGCCGAGCAAGGCTCGGCGGCGCATTCAGCCGGCAACGGCCCCACCCCCGACTGGGTGCTCCGCGACGTCTCCTTTACCATCGAGCCCGGAGAAACCATCGCCGTAGTCGGCCACACCGGCGCAGGAAAAACCACACTCATCTCCCTGCTCCTCCGTTTCTACGACGTGCAGCAAGGCGCCATCCGGATCGACGGCGTCGATGTAAAAGAAATGGACCTCGCCGACCTGCGCTCCCGTTTCGGCGTCGTGCTGCAAGATCCATTTCTGTTCAGCGGAACGATCGGCGGCAACATCCGCCTCGGCACCGGGCGCATTCAGGACTCGCATGTCGCCAAGGCAGCCGAAGATGTGAATCTGGGCGACTTCGTTCGCGCCCTGCCCAAAGGTTTCGACGAGGAAGTCCGCGAACGCGGCTCAACTCTTTCGACCGGACAGAAACAACTCATCTCCTTCGCCCGCGCCCTGGCCCACGAGCCGAAAATTCTCATCCTCGACGAAGCCACCTCGAGCGTGGATACCGAAACCGAATTCAAAGTCCGCGACGCCCTCAGCCGCATGGTCGAAGGCCGAACTTCGCTGATCATCGCCCACCGCCTCTCGACCGTGCAGCGCGCCGACAAAATCATCGTCATGCACAAAGGCCAGGTGCGCGAAATGGGCACCCACCAGGAACTACTAGCCCACCGCGGCATCTACTTCAAGCTCTATCAGCTCCAGTACAAGGATCAGGAGTTGAATGTGGCGCGTGCGTCCGCTAACGAGTTCCGCGAGCCCGAAGTCACCGCCACAGGGGACGACTGA
- a CDS encoding ABC transporter permease, producing the protein MILDLATQAYNALRYNRRRSVLTMLGMAWGIATVVLLLAYGTGFERGLWSAFRSFGTNLVFIFPGRTELQAGGTKAGTQVRLTINDLDSIRAEVPLLKRVSPEAFKNCAVAYGTRSANYGVSGVYAAYGRMRKMDVAEGTFFSEADDFTHTRVAVIGSDAKKKLFSGQNALGENIRLDGISYQIVGILKHQVQNGDDNINEHVYVPYSAMSDLTNTYYLSSVVMEYEGDHAKIVKAVRESMAFHHSFDPKDQRAIFVFDVFADLMDLQVISTGIKILLGFIGLLTLGIGGVGLMNIMLVSVTQRTREIGVEKALGAHRWHILFQFLAEALVITALGGLLGVIFAYLVSWSVGSLTLWSAFEENASEGDIHLYIDFATLLWSTAILSFVGIISGMLPAIKAATLNPIEALRYE; encoded by the coding sequence ATGATCCTCGATCTCGCCACCCAGGCCTACAACGCGCTCCGCTACAACCGCCGCCGCAGCGTCCTGACCATGCTAGGCATGGCGTGGGGCATAGCCACCGTTGTGCTTCTCCTGGCCTACGGAACAGGCTTCGAGCGCGGACTCTGGTCCGCCTTCCGCTCCTTCGGCACCAATCTCGTCTTCATTTTTCCCGGCCGCACCGAACTCCAGGCCGGCGGCACCAAAGCCGGCACGCAAGTCCGTCTCACCATCAACGACCTCGACTCCATCCGCGCCGAAGTCCCCTTGTTGAAGCGCGTCTCTCCCGAAGCCTTCAAGAATTGCGCGGTCGCCTACGGTACTCGCAGCGCGAACTACGGCGTTAGCGGCGTTTACGCCGCCTACGGCCGCATGCGCAAAATGGATGTCGCCGAAGGCACTTTCTTCAGCGAGGCCGACGACTTCACTCACACCCGCGTCGCCGTCATCGGCTCCGATGCCAAGAAGAAATTATTTTCCGGCCAGAACGCGCTCGGCGAAAACATCCGGCTCGACGGCATCTCCTATCAGATCGTCGGAATTCTCAAGCATCAAGTTCAGAACGGGGACGACAACATCAACGAACACGTCTACGTCCCCTACAGCGCCATGAGCGATCTGACCAACACCTATTACTTAAGCTCGGTCGTCATGGAGTACGAAGGCGATCACGCCAAAATCGTCAAAGCCGTGCGCGAATCGATGGCCTTCCATCACAGCTTCGATCCCAAGGATCAACGGGCGATCTTCGTCTTCGACGTCTTCGCCGACCTGATGGATTTGCAGGTGATCTCGACGGGCATAAAAATTCTTCTCGGCTTCATCGGCCTGCTCACGCTGGGTATTGGCGGCGTCGGCCTGATGAATATCATGCTGGTCTCAGTCACGCAGCGCACCCGCGAAATCGGCGTCGAGAAAGCCCTGGGCGCGCACCGCTGGCACATCCTGTTTCAGTTTCTCGCCGAAGCCCTCGTAATCACCGCGCTGGGCGGCCTGTTAGGCGTGATCTTCGCCTACCTGGTCTCATGGTCCGTAGGATCGCTTACCCTCTGGAGCGCCTTCGAAGAAAACGCCAGCGAAGGCGACATTCATCTCTACATCGACTTCGCCACGCTGCTCTGGTCGACGGCAATTCTAAGCTTCGTCGGAATCATCAGCGGCATGCTCCCCGCGATTAAAGCGGCAACGCTGAATCCAATCGAAGCGTTACGCTACGAATAA